TTTCTAATACGTAGCGGTAGACCAGGCCGCTGGGGCTGAACAGCGGCGCCATGCTGGGCGTGACGCCGCTAGGCAGCTGCGCGTCGCTGATACGCTGGAAGATCACCTGACGGGCAAAGTAGTTGTCCGTGCCGCCCGCGAACGTGATCCGGATGTCAGAAAGCCCGTACAGCGAGATGGAACGCATCACTTCCATCTTGGGCGCGCCGGAGAATTCTACTTCCAGCGGAAGGGTGATCAGCCGCTCCACCTCTTCGGCGGCATGTCCGGGCCACTGCGTAATGATCTCCACCATCGGCGGAGCCAGGTCCGGATAGGCGTCAACCGGCATGCGCTGGAATGAGATCGTCCCAGCGATAATCAACATCACCACCAGCATCAGCACCAGAAAGCGCTGACGCAGGGCCATTTGTACGACCTTATGGATCATTAGTTTTTGTCGCTTCGCTCCACACCGCTCACGAGCGTGGCGTCTTCCAAGTTTTCACTGCTCCCATAACAGGCCGCTAAGCACGCTAGTCGGCTTCGCGGCCTCTCGTACCCTCGTTGCGTCTTTTGTCGCTTCGCTCCACACCGCTCACGAGCGTGGCGCCTTCCAAGTTTTCACTGCTCCCATAACAAGCCGCTCAGCACGCTAGTCGGCTTCGCGGCCTTCATTTGTTGTCGCTTCGCGACAAACCGCTCACGACTCCCGTCCCGACAAACATTTCACTGCTCCTGCCACAGCGGGCTCGGCGCACCTGCTAGCCACCTTCACTGCAACGAATTTGCAAACTGAAGGAACAAGCTGCCGTCACCGACGATGCGTTCCCCCGGCTTAAGCCCGCTCAAGATGTGCGTTTTGCCTCCGAAGTTTCCACCCGGCTTGATCTGCCGGCGGGCGAACTGGCCGGGCGCCACCTCCACGTACACGAACGGCTCATTCTCCGCGTCGCGCAGCACCGCCGAATCCGGCGCCAGCAGCGCGTTGCTGATCTTGCCCGCGACCACGGTGGCCGTCACGTACATGTCTTTCTTCAATTTGTTCCCGGGATTGGCCGTATCAATTCTCGCTTGCAGCGTGCGCGACGTGGGATCAAGAGCGGCGCCCATGAAGGAAATGCGCCCGTGGAAAGCATCGGGATAGGAGCCGGTCTTGATGGTTACCGGGTCGCCCACATGCACAAAGGCCAGTTGGTCTTCATACAAGCTGGCCAGGACCCACACTGTTTTCATGTTGGAAATGGTGAAGCACTGGGTCGCGGCGGCCTGGATCACCTGTCCTGGCGCGCACAACCGCTCGACTACCTCGCCCGTGATCGGCGCCAGCAGCGGGACTTCCGGAGAAACTGGACGTTCTACCAGCGTATCGGGCTGGGGAATGCCCAGAATTTTCAGCGACTGCTCCGCCGCCTGCAAGTCGGCCTGCGCCTGTATCTCCGCCGACTCCGCGGCCTGCAGGTCCCGTTCGGCGATTGCATGGTGGGCATAGAGGTCCTGCGCGCGAGCGTAATTTCGGTGCGCCAGGGAATGTGTATCGCGGGCCTTGAGGTAACTGGCGCGCAGCAGAGAATAATCCGGACTGCTGACGTAAAGCATGGGCTGGCCCTTGTTCACTTGCTGCCCGGGCGATACCACCAGACGGCTTACCGGCCCGCCCACTTGGGTGATCACCGGTGTGGTCAGGAAACCATTGAAGGCCACAGATCCGGTGAGACGAAGGATTCGGGGAAAGTCGGCCGGCTGCACGGTGACCACCTGAACGTGCTCCATCTGCTCCTTGGGAACGGTGAAAAGGTTTGAGTTGGAGCCGGAGTTGTCCGCGCTCGCGGACTTTACGCCGGAGTTCCCGGAACACCCCGTGATGGCCAGGCCCAGCAGCAGGCCGGCCAGAGTGAGCCGTCCAGTCTTGCTTGGTAAATAGTGTCTGTGATTCATGGCAAACTCCTGGTACCCACCGCCTGCCGCAGCTGCTCCAGGCTGAGCATGTAAGCAGCCAGCGCCTGGCGATAGGCCAGTTGGGTGGCGCGATAACTGCGCTCCGCGTCAAGAAAGTCCAGCAGCGTGGCGGCGCCTCCTTTGTAGGCATATTGGCTGATATCCCGCGAATCGCGCGCCTGCTTCAGGTATCCGGACATGTAAAGCCGGACCACTTCCTGGTTGGTCGCGGTGGTTTCATACGCGTTGGTTACATCCGTCATCACCGTGTCCTGGCCGGCTTTCTCG
The Terriglobia bacterium genome window above contains:
- a CDS encoding efflux RND transporter periplasmic adaptor subunit, whose translation is MNHRHYLPSKTGRLTLAGLLLGLAITGCSGNSGVKSASADNSGSNSNLFTVPKEQMEHVQVVTVQPADFPRILRLTGSVAFNGFLTTPVITQVGGPVSRLVVSPGQQVNKGQPMLYVSSPDYSLLRASYLKARDTHSLAHRNYARAQDLYAHHAIAERDLQAAESAEIQAQADLQAAEQSLKILGIPQPDTLVERPVSPEVPLLAPITGEVVERLCAPGQVIQAAATQCFTISNMKTVWVLASLYEDQLAFVHVGDPVTIKTGSYPDAFHGRISFMGAALDPTSRTLQARIDTANPGNKLKKDMYVTATVVAGKISNALLAPDSAVLRDAENEPFVYVEVAPGQFARRQIKPGGNFGGKTHILSGLKPGERIVGDGSLFLQFANSLQ